In the genome of Capra hircus breed San Clemente chromosome 17, ASM170441v1, whole genome shotgun sequence, one region contains:
- the LRAT gene encoding lecithin retinol acyltransferase isoform X2 yields the protein MKNPMLEAVSLVLEKLLFISNFKFFSSGAPGEDKAGNTLYEINSFLRGDVLEVPRTHLTHYGIYLGDNRVAHMMPDILLALTDDKGLTQKVVSNKRLILGVIGRVASIRVDTVEDFAYGAEILVNHLDRSLKKKALLNEEVAQRAEKLLGTTPYSLLWNNCEHFVTYCRFGTAISPQADKDISKCAAQECGNAVPLPATPESCPVIAAEVIRVSTQRS from the exons ATGAAGAACCCAATGCTGGAGGCGGTGTCGCTCGTGCTGGAGAAGCTACTCTTCATCTCCAACTTCAAGTTCTTCAGTTCCGGCGCTCCCGGCGAAGACAAGGCGGGGAACACTTTATATGAGATCAACTCTTTTCTCCGCGGCGACGTGCTGGAGGTGCCTCGGACCCACCTGACGCACTATGGCATCTACCTGGGCGACAACCGTGTCGCCCACATGATGCCCGATATCCTGTTGGCCCTGACTGACGACAAAGGGCTCACGCAGAAAGTGGTCTCCAACAAGCGTCTCATCCTAGGCGTCATTGGCAGGGTGGCCAGCATCCGCGTGGACACCGTGGAGGACTTCGCCTACGGAGCCGAGATCCTGGTCAATCACCTGGACAGATCCCTCAAGAAGAAGGCACTGCTCAACGAAGAGGTGGCACAGAGGGCAGAGAAGCTGCTGGGCACAACTCCCTACAGCCTGCTTTGGAACAACTGCGAGCATTTCGTCACCTACTGCAGGTTCGGCACCGCGATTAGCCCCCAAGCCGACAAG GATATCTCGAAATGCGCGGCGCAAGAGTGTGGCAATGCAGTACCGCTGCCAGCGACGCCAGAGAGCTGCCCAGTTATTGCTGCAGAAGTCATCAGGGTGTCCACCCAGCGTAGTTGA